From a single Bacteroidota bacterium genomic region:
- a CDS encoding sugar nucleotide-binding protein, which translates to MCSVMVSTPATKMMLLGATSMLGYNLAKAFPGEVLPYIPWPSRAPAVKNWPVMQLDSEVWIEALAAGHPHQTFLYCHAVCDITKCEENPDWAYEINVEHVKRLIKALPAETRLVYVSSDHVFGGRDALYDEESAPAPISVYGRTRVAAEELVLARADSLVVRAGLAIGDSPDGRTGHRDWLRYRSQRNLPITIIEDEFRSTVWAHDLARRLMDLANSTVTGIRHVPATRVISRVRLANYLIGELGIAASYTVKRRSEKEVPHLGHVGLSSIFDDALSTPLPSVVAIAEN; encoded by the coding sequence ATGTGTAGTGTAATGGTCTCGACGCCGGCAACTAAAATGATGCTTCTCGGGGCAACATCAATGTTGGGGTACAATCTTGCAAAGGCGTTCCCCGGCGAGGTCTTGCCTTATATCCCATGGCCGAGCCGGGCGCCGGCTGTTAAAAATTGGCCCGTGATGCAGTTGGATAGCGAGGTCTGGATTGAAGCACTGGCAGCCGGTCATCCACACCAAACGTTTTTGTATTGCCATGCTGTTTGTGACATTACCAAGTGTGAAGAGAATCCGGACTGGGCCTACGAAATCAACGTCGAGCACGTAAAGCGACTCATCAAAGCTTTGCCGGCAGAGACACGGCTGGTGTACGTCTCATCCGATCATGTTTTTGGCGGGAGAGATGCGCTTTATGATGAAGAGAGCGCTCCTGCGCCGATTAGCGTATACGGCAGAACCCGCGTGGCGGCCGAGGAGTTGGTGCTTGCACGCGCCGATTCGCTTGTTGTGCGGGCCGGTCTTGCCATTGGCGATTCCCCGGATGGTCGAACCGGGCACCGGGACTGGCTGCGCTACCGTTCCCAGCGCAACCTCCCGATCACCATCATTGAAGACGAATTCCGCTCAACCGTTTGGGCCCACGATCTTGCCAGGCGTCTCATGGATCTTGCCAACAGTACAGTCACTGGCATTCGCCATGTGCCGGCCACACGGGTTATCTCTCGGGTGCGCCTGGCGAATTATCTCATAGGTGAACTGGGCATAGCAGCATCCTATACAGTAAAGCGACGCAGTGAAAAGGAGGTGCCGCACCTGGGCCATGTGGGGCTCTCAAGTATTTTTGATGACGCCCTGTCGACACCGCTACCAAGCGTGGTTGCTATAGCAGAAAATTGA